The Humulus lupulus chromosome 3, drHumLupu1.1, whole genome shotgun sequence genome window below encodes:
- the LOC133822974 gene encoding uncharacterized protein LOC133822974, which translates to MTEAENMGVEQILNRALNEVASAMLTMTAARARAGASIEQSRVKVIEELQAAEARHARELEVVSQQKDALVAELAEKQASLENTRKQRDDYQDASRTSWREVKKLKEEHLAKGTTIAVLKIQVEQLKLTNAKDLERYKNATLRCFYDFWKHNQSANFHYLPEDARKAELARCTARLAAEERARVPASPDILPVAGVEGGEAAGGVVDQNAPQDPPAP; encoded by the exons atgactgaggctgaaaacatgggggtcgaacagatcctcaacagggcccttaatgaagtggccagt gccatgctgacaatgactgCTGCTCGTGCCCGCGCTGGTGCCAGCATCGAGCAGTCTCGGGTGAAGGTTAttgaggagcttcaagccgcggAGGCTAGGCACGCTAGGGAGCTGGAGGTAGTCtcccagcagaaggatgccttGGTAGCGGAGCTGGCAGAAAAGCAAGCTTCTCTGGAAAATACCAGAAAGCAGAGGGATGACTATCAAGATGCTAGCCGGACCTCTTGGCGCGAAGTCAAAAAACTTAAGGAGGAGCATCTTGCTAAGGGCACGACCATTGCTGTCCTTAAAATccaggtggagcagcttaagcttactaatgccaaggacctggagaggtataagaatgcgacacttcggtgtttctatgatttctggaaacacaaccaaagtgccaacttccactaccttccagaggatgccagaAAGGCAGAGCTAGCTCGCTGCACTGCTAGGTTGGCTGCCGAAGAGAGAgccagggtccctgcttccccagaCATTCTGCCGGTCGCCGgagtggagggaggagaagctgcAGGAGGCGTGGTCGACCAGAATGCTCCACAGGATCCTCCTGCTCCATAg